Part of the Mycolicibacterium mengxianglii genome is shown below.
TTGAACACCGGGGAATCAGGGTCACCGGTGGGCAGCCGGAACGAGTAGCCGACCATGCCGTGCTGTCCGGACCGACGGCCGGTGCCGATTGCGGCCAGCCCCGCCGCGGTGGTCGAGGGAAAGCCCACCTGCAGTGTCTGACCGCGCAGCCCGGCCAGCACTGGGGCGTCGGCGGCGTAGGTGTCGAGCAGGTCGGCGCCCAGGCCGTCGATCAACAGCACACAGGCCCCGGCGACCTCGCTGCCGACGTCGAGCCCGCCGCCGAGATCGTGGATGTCCATCGCGGCCAGTATCGAGGGCACCACGTCGGCCAGATGGGGAAGGCTGGAATCTGGTTGGGGGAGTGACATGTTCGAGGGGGCCTCCCGCTACCCGGCCCGACGATGCACGGACACCGCGTACTCTCCGCCGGTGAACGGAGTCCGCTCCCACGTCGCCCACCGCGCTACCGGGTCCAGGCCCGCGGCGGCTGCGAAACGGTCATAATCGTGCAGTTGCAGCCGGCCCGGTCGCAGGCTGAACCCCGCGATCACCAAGCCTCCGATGGTGACGGACTCGCTGACCCGGTGCAGCACCCGATCCTCGGTGCCGGGAGCCAGGAAGATCATCACATTGCCGGCGAGTACCGCCACGTCGAAGGGGTCCTCGACGACGCCGGTCAGCTCAGCCAGGTCGGCGTGGATCCAGGTCAGGTCCGGGGCTTTGGTCTGCGCGGTGGCCAGCATCTGTGGGTCGGCGTCCACACCGACTGTGGTGAACCCGCGTGCGGCCAATTCGATTGCGACCCTTCCGGTTCCGCATCCGGCGTCGAGAACCCGGGTGCCGCCGCACTCGCGCAGCGCATCGTGGACGAAGTTGGCTTCGCCGTGCACGCTCTGGCCTGCGGCCGCCAAGCGGTGCCATCGCCGGTCGTAGTCGTCGCCGCGGGGAGCGTGGTCGCTGCCCTGCCATCGGGTGCTCACGCCCTGATTCAACACCATCGCCGAAAGGGCCGGACCCTTGACATGCAGCCCAGCGGCTGCCTAGATTCAGACATGCAGCCGTGAGGCTGCATGAAGGGAAGGTGACATGGACGAGGTGTTCAAAGCGTTGGCAGATCCGAGCCGGCGGCTGCTCCTGGACAGTCTCAACATCCACAGCGGACAGACTCTGACCGAGCTGTGCAGCGGGTTGTCCATGGCGCGGCAGTCCGTCAGCAAGCACCTGGCGGTGCTCGAGGCCGCCAACCTGATCAGCACGCGGTGGCGGGGGCGGGAGAAGTTGCACTTCGTCAACGCCGAACCGATCAACGCCATCGCCGACCGCTGGATCCGTCAGTACGACCGGGCGCGGGCGCAGGCCCTCGCCGACCTCAAGACCGTCCTGGAGGGCGAATCAATGTCTGAATCAACAGATTTCGTGTACACCACCTACATCAAGACCACACCCGAGCGCCTGTGGCAGGCCATCACCGACCCGGTGTTCTCCGAGCGCTATCTGGGCCATGCCCTGGTCTCGGACTGGCAGCAGGGTTCGACCTACACCTGGCACGACCGTGAGCTGACAATCGAGCACCCCGACCAGGTGGTGCTGGAGTACGACCCGTACCGCCGGTTGGTGATCACCTTCCACACCTTCATCCCCGAGATCGCCACCATCGCCGACATCAGCCAGGAGACCATCGCGAAAGCGGCCAGCGAGCCCCGCTCCAAGGTCACCTTCGAGATCGAACCCGCCGGTGACCAGGTGAAACTGACGGTCGTCCATGACGGTTTCCCGGCCGACAGCGCGGTGCGGACACTGATCTCCGGCGGCTGGCCGTGGAAGCTGTCGAACCTCAAGAGCGGCTTGGAAGCTGCGGGGGCCCTGGTGTGACGGCCGCAGCGCTTCATCGGTGACGGTGACCGGGTGTTTGTGGGAGGATTCCCCGCGGTGGAACTGGCACGATGGATACGGTGCACAGGAACCGGAGCCGCCGACTGCCGGGTGAGTGGCTGCGCTGGCGGAAACCGCTTATAATCGCCTGCGCTACTGCGGTTTTGGCGGGCTGCACGCACGCTCCCACCGACGGAACGGCCACCACCACAACCACAGCGGCCACCACCATCACAGCCACCACCAGCGCGGCGGCGCGTCCGCAGGCCCCGGTGGTCGAGCGCGTCACCGCCGAACAGCTCGGCGCGACCTGGCGCCCGGAATGCCCCGTCACCCCGGATCAGCTGCGTCGCGTCGAACTGGACTATCTGGGCCTGGACGCGCGGGTGCACCGGGGGAGCCTGGTGGTTCACCAGGACCTCGTCGAGGCGGTGATCGCGGCCTTCGACCGGCTCTACCGGCTGCGGTTCCCGATCGAGCGGATGCGCACGGTGGACCACTATCGCGGTGCGGACGATGAACTCTCCATGCGCGACAACAACACCTCGGCGTTCAATTGCCGCGACATACCCGGCAGCGGCAAATGGTCGTACCACGCCTACGGGCGGGCAATCGACGTCAACCCGCGGTTCAACCCCTACATCGATGGCACCGGTGCGTTTCAGCCGGCGAACGCCGGTGTGTACCTCGATCGCAACCGGATCGATCCGGGGCTATTCAAAACCGGCGGCGCCCCGGTGCGCGCATTCACCGACCATGGTTGGCAGTGGGGCGGGTACTGGCGCACCCCCAAGGACTATCAGCACTTCGAAATGCCCTGAGTATCAGGTGCGTTTGTGCGCCAGCCGCTTGATCTTCTCGGGTAGCGCATCCGCACTGAGCAGCCGCGGCAGCAGCTCCGGCTCGCCCATGATGGCGCGGAACACCACGGCGACAGTGATGTCGTGGTCGGGCCTGCTGGCCACCACCACCTCGTCACCGGCACGGACGGTGCCCGGCTCGATGACCCGCAGGTAGGCACCCGGAGTGGCGGCGGTGGTGAAGGTCTTCATCCAACCGCGGATCGACAGCCACTTGGCGAAGGTGCGGCACGGGGTCCGCGGCGACGTCACCTCGAGAACCAGGCCGTCGGAGCCGACGTGCCAGCGCTCGCCGATCCGCGCACCTGTGACGTCGACGCCGGTGGTGGTGAAGTTCTCGCCGAACGTGCCGTTGGCCAGCTCACGCTGCAGCTCGGTCTCCCACACGTCGAGATCCTCACGGGCGTAGGCGTACACCGCTTGGTCGTCACCACCGTGGAACTTCGAATTGCCGATCAGGTCGCCGACGAGCCCGCTGCCCAGACCACCCTTGCGCGGCCCGGGGGCGCGCACCTCCACCGGATCCGGGGTGGGGTGTTTGTCGATACCGGTGGACAGCTCGGGTTTGTCCGGATTGCGGCGCGGTTGGGCGAGGTTCACCGTCAGGATCGAAGCCATGATCGTGGGGTCCCGGCTCAGAACTGGGGGAGCCGGACGACCTGCACGAAGAACTCGTCGATCTGGCGCACCGCGTTCATGAACTGGTCCAGGTCCACCGGCTTGGTGACATAGGCATTGGCGTGCAGTTTGTAGCTGCGCAGAATGTCTTCTTCGGCCGACGACGTGGTGAGCACCACGACCGGGATGAGCGACAAATCGGCGTCGGACTTGATCCGCTCGAGCAGCTGACGCCCGTCGTACTTGGGCAGGTTCAGGTCCAGCAGGATCAGATCAGGGCGTGGCGCGTCGGCGTAGGGACCCCGGCGGTAGAGGAAGTCCAGGCCTTCCTGGCCGTCGTGCGCCACGTGCAGCGTGTTCTTGATCTTGTTGTGCTCGAACGCTTCCCGGGTTATCAGTTCATCGCCGGGATCGTCTTCGATGAGCAGGACATCGATCGCACGGGCTTCTTCGGACGTCATGGGGTGCTTCCTTCCAATGCGACAGACGCGCTGTCGAGGTGGGTTGGGTTCGGGTCGGTGGGCAAGGTGAAGCAGAACCGTGTTCCGCCGGTGTAGGAGGTGTCGATCCAGATGAAGCCGCCATGGTGCTCGACGATCTTGCGGCACACCGCCAGGCCGATGCCGGTACCGGTGTAGGCGTCGCGGCCGTGTAACCGCTGGAAGATCACGAACACCTTGTCCGCGAATTCCTCTTCGATGCCGATACCGTTGTCGGACACCGACAGGAACCACGTTCCGGTGCGATCGCCGGTGCCCGCCTCGCAGTCGATCACGATCCGTGGCGGGGTGTCTGGTCGGCGGAACTTCATGGCATTGCCAATCAGGTTCTGCCACAACAACGCCAGAAGAGTCGGGTCACCGATGACGTGCGGCATCGGCGTGCTGGGCCGAATGATCTCGGCGTCGGTTTCCTCCATGGCAGCCTGCAGGTTGGCCAATCCGGCGTCGAGAGTGCTGGTGAGATCGACCTCGGTGTAGGTGGCATTCAGCCTGCCGACCCTCGAGAACGCCAGCAGATCGTTGATCAACCGCTGCATCCGTTTGGCACCGTCGACGGCGAAAGCGATGTACTCGACGCCGCGTTCGTCGAGCTTGTCGCCATAGCGCTTCTCCAACAGCTGGCAGAACGACGCCACCTTGCGGAGAGGCTCCTGTAGGTCGTGCGAGGCGACGTAGGCGAATTGCTCGAGCTCAGCGTTGGAACGACGCAGTTCGACGGCCTGCTCGTCGAGCGCTTCCGCTTGCTGCGCCAACCGCGCCCTGGCGGTTGTCGAGACCTCCAGTTCCTCGACGATCCGCTGCCGCATGTCCTCGACGTCGGTGGCGATGCTACGGATGTCGCGCGGGCCCTGGCGGGGGATCCGTTCGTTGAACTGGCCGCCGGTGATCCGTCGGCAGGCGGCGGCGAGCGCCTCGAGCGGGCGGGTCACCGCACCGCGCACCAGCATCGCCAGCAAGACGGCGGTGACCACGAATACGACGAGCACCCCGATGAGCACGAAGTTCCGCCAGGTCTGGACCCGGTTGAGGTCGTTGCCTGCGCTCTCCCGGGCCTCGGCGAAGTGCGTGTTCTGGACGTCGAAGAGGGCGCGGATGCCGTCGAAGGCGAGTTTGCCCTCTTCGACGGTCACATTGTTGACCAAGCTCGGAGTACCAGGATCAACACTCGTGATGACCGGTTCGGCGTAGGTCTGGCGCCAGCCGGCGGCAGCCGTCTCGATGGTGTCGAGGTCGGCCAGCAGATCGGGGCGACTTTTCAGGCGCGCCCTGATGTCGTCGGCGGCCTCCTGCTCGAGGCGCTGTCCGTCGTAGTAAGGGGCGAGGAACTGCCGATCAGCGGCGAGCTGGTATCCGCGGACCGCGGTCTCCTGATCCCGCAACGCGGCTTGCAACTGGTAGGCCGAGATCCGCGACGGGCCGATCTCCTCGATGAGTTCGTTGACGACGTCATCGGAGCGGCTGAGCAGGGCGGCGGTGGCGATCCCACCAGCCAGTACCACCACGCCGGTGATGGACAGCACCAGGATCAGCCAGGCCTGCACGGACAATCCTCGGCCGAACCGGGCTGGATTTGTCGAAGGTGTCTCGCTCAAGGTCGTCTCGCTCAAAAGCCCGTCCGCTCCACCCGCACCACCGCGATGTCGTCTGTGAGGCCGCCATGCGCCTGCGCCCGTTCTTCAGCACCGTCGATCAACGCCTCCACGAACTCCGGGCCCGGCAAGGAAGCGATCGAGCGGGCGAGCTCGAGCAGGCCGTCTTCGCCGAGGCGTTCGTTGCCGTTGCCGGAGTGCCCTTCGAACAAGCCGTCGGTCAACAACACCAGCCCGTAACCCTTCGGCAGGTCCACCTGGTGGGCTTCCCATCCGGCAGACCGCAGTCCGAGGGCCGGTCCGCCCGGGGGCTCGACCCACTCGACGGTGCCGCCACCGTGCAGCAACATTCCGGGATGGCCGGCGCGCACGGCGAAGATCTTCGGGCTGTCCGGCGGGATGGCCAGGCTCAGCACCGTGGCGAAGATCTTGGTGCTGGCCCGCTCCGCGTGCAGGATGCGGCCCAGCTGGCCCATCCGGTCCGAGCCGCGCAACCCGGCGAGCGTCAGCGTTCGCCAGGCAATGCGTAGCGCGACCCCCAGCGCCGCCTCGTCGGCGCCGTGGCCGGCGACATCGCCGATCATCACGTGCACGGTGCGGTCCGCAGTCTGTACGAAGTCGTAGAAGTCACCCCCAAGGAGTGCGTTTTCCCGGCTCGGCCGATATTTGGCGACGATCTCGACGCCGGGATTCTCGAGCAGCAGGGGCGAGGGCAGCAGGCCGCGTTCCAGGCGGGCGTTCTCCCGCGCCCGTAACTGGCTGGCATGCAGTTCCACGGCGACCAGTTCGGCGCGTTTGCGCTCGATCGCGTACAGCACTGCACGCCGCAGCATCTCGGGATCGACGCGTCCCTTGACGAGATAGTCCTGCGCGCCCGAGGCAACCGCGGACACCCCGAAAGGTTCGTCCGACAGTCCGGTCAACACGATGACCGGGACTGTGGGGTTGACTGCCGAGATGCGGTCCAGCGCGGCTATGCCGTCGGCGTCGGGCAGGTTGAGGTCCAGTAACACGCAGTCGGGCCGTGCCGCTGCGAGTTCGCGTTCCGCATCGGCCATCGTCTCCGCCCACACCAGGCCGAAATCGGCAGCCGCGTCAATGATGAGTTCCTCGACGAGGATGGCATCTGCACGGTCGTCTTCGACCAGTAGCAGCGACAACGGCTGTTTGTGCGGGTGAAACGGCAGGACCGGCGCCGGTTCCGGAATCTGCGGCGCAGTCATCGACAAATCATGGTCCTTCTCGTCACAGCTGTTTCAGCAGCGCAACCCGGTGCTGGAGTGCGACGGGCACAACTTTACAAGGTGTGGGCAGCGCACGTCCGTCGGGCTGGCGACGTCAAGCGGACCGCTGCAACAACGGCAACAACAGGGTGCGCTGGGTTGCCCGGGCGTCAACGAAGTCGTGTAGCGCATCGGCCACGGAGTCCACCAGCGGCAACATCCGGTCGCGGATGGTGGCGTCGAAAAGTGCGGCTGTGGCGGGGCCGGCGACCAGTGCCCACTCCACGTCCGCGTCCGCGGCCGCGTCGTCGACGCCGGTCAGTAACGAGACGCCGTCCGACGGGATCGAGTGCAGCTCGCTGAGGTCGAGCACGAATGCGGTATCGGGGAGCACGAACTGGCGTACCCGCGCGGCGACCGCATCGAGGTCCGCCGCGCTGACATCCCCGCGAATCGCGACGACCGTGGCCAGGTGTCGCGAGCAGGCGCGGACTTCGGCGGCGCCGAACCGATTGGGTGCGATGGAAGTGGTCATCGGCGGGCCCTCGTTTCTCGGTGTGACCAAGCTGTGACCTAACGGTATCGCCGAAACTAAGGTCATCGGGCGATTCAGCTAATGCTTTGGTAAGAATCACCGGTCACAGGGGGCGCAGGACACACAACGAAGTGCCGCTGTGCTCCTCATCCAGTGATGGGCGAAACCCGCAGATGCACACCGACTTCCCTGTATCTCGACACCCCGCTGACGAGGGCATCGGCGGGGTTACCGCCCGGTAGGGTGGCGCCGACCCGTCAGCAAACTGCCCGAAGGTTCACAGGGTGACGACGTGCAGCAGGTGCACCAGCTCAGCCTGCCGGTGGGTGCCGGTCTTGTCGAAGATGTGCTGGACATGGGTGCGCACCGTCGCCAGAGACACCGACAGCAACTCGGCGATCTGCTTGACGTCCGAGCCGTGCATGACATGCAAGGCCACCTCTGCTTCGGTCTCGGTCAAGCGGTACAGCCGCCGCAACAGGGCGATGGCGGGTTCGGGTTCCTCTGCGGGATCCACGACCAGCAGCAGTGCCGTCGCGCGGCGGTACGACGGCAGGACGTGAACCACGTACGGTCGCTTGCCGGACGGACGGAGGCACGTGAACGACTGCGCGCCCTGAACACCGCAGGGGCTTCCCGTGACCGCTGCGGCGATCGCGCTGCGGAGTTCCCGGTCGACGGACGGGTGCGCTGCGACAACCCGGCTCGAACGCAGACACAACCCGTCCTCGGCCCGAAGGATCCGCTCGGCGCCCGAATTCATGGTCACCAACCGGTGATTGCGGTCCACCACGAAGATCCCATGCCGGACGGTCCCGATCGCGCTCGCGAGGTCGTCGGTGTGATCTTTGAGCGCCGCCAAATCATCGCGGATCCTGTTGGCGCGCAATAGATGCGGCACCAGTCCTCGCATCGCCGCCATCCGTTCCGGTGTGTCGAAGGAGACCGTGAGACGGGGGGACCAGATGGCCAGACACCGTGGCTGACAACCATCACCGAGCCGAACGAACAGACCGTCGTCCAAGCGATGCGGATGCAGCCATTCTGTGTAGAACGCGGAGTGTCGATACGGATCGATCAGCTCGGCGCCGGTCCGGATGGTGCCCACTGCGCCGCGCTGTACTTCGGCCAGGACGTGGTCGGTGTGGCAGTAGTGCGTGGCGTAGCTACGCGCCGCATCCGCAGGCAGAATCGAGCTTTCGATGGACCAGAACGGCCCGTCACACCGCAGTAAGGCGCCGGCGGTCCCGCCAACGGTGTGGTGAATGCTGCGCAGCGCCTTCTCCCATTGGCCGGGAGCGCCGCCGCGGTGTAGACGTCCGAGACTAGGCGGGAGAAATCCTCGATCGAGACCATCGACTCGTCCACACAACGCTGGAAGGTCTTGGCATGCGTCACCATCCTGGATCGGTATTCCGGGAAGTTTAGTCCGATCTCATGCGTCTGGATGAGGTATTCGGGGGCGGGCGCTGCTTTCGTCGTAGGAGTCGATTGTCTACTACTCCGGGGGCTTGGACCGATGTCGATACCCACCACACCGTCACCGCAGGGCCAGCAGCATTGGCGCCACGCCCGCACCATCGTGGTCACGGCATTCGCGCACGTGCCGCACCATCTGCCTGAGCCGCGCGTCCACTACCCGCGGCGCTGTCCAAGCTATTTCGAATCGTCGAGACCGTCACGGGAACACCTGTAGCCCACAGACAACGGCACCACAGACAACGGCGCCCCGCGAGCGGGGGCTCGCGGGGCGCCGTCTTTTCAGTTCAGGTCAAACCTGATCAGCTCAGGTCGAACCGGTCGTTGTTCATCACCTTGACCCACGCGGCAACAAAGTCCTCGACGAACTTGCCCTTGTTGTCGTCCTGGGCGTACACCTCGGCGACGGCACGCAGCACCGAGTTCGAGCCGAACACCAGGTCATTGGCAGTGGCAGTCCACTTGATCGCGCCGGTCGCCCGGTCGGTGCCCTCGTAGACGTTCTCGGAGTTCTCCGACGTCTTCCACTTGGTGTTCATGTCGAGCAGGTTGACGAAGAAGTCATTGCTCAGCACACCCGGAGTGTTGGTGAAGACGCCGTGCTTGGTGCCACCGTGGTTGGCCCCGAGTGCCCGCAGACCACCGATGAGCACCGTCAGCTCAGGAGCGGTGAGGTCCAGCATGTATGCCTTCTCCACCAACAGCTGCTCCAGCGGGTTCTTCTCGCCCGGGCGGACGTAGTTGCGGAACCCGTCGGCACGCGGCTCGAGCACTGCGAACGACTCCGCGTCGGTCTCCTCCTGGGAAGCGTCGCCGCGACCCGGGGCGAAGTGGACGTCGATCTCGAAGCCGGCATCCTTGGCTGCCTTCTCCACCGCGGCGGAACCGGCCAGGACGATCAGGTCAGCGAGCGAGACGTACTTGCCGGAGGCGTTGAAACCCTGCTGGATCTGCTCCAGCACCGGCAACACCCTGCTCAGCTCGGAAGGCTCGTTGGCCTCCCAGTTGCGCTGCGGCTCCAGGCGCAACCGCGCACCGTTGGCGCCGCCCCGCTTGTCGGTGCCGCGGAAGCTCGAAGCCGACGCCCAGGCCGTCTTCACCAGCTGCTGAACCGACAGGCCGGAGTCGAGCACCTTGGCCTTGAGCGAGGCGATGTCCTGCTCGTCGATCAACGCGCCTTCGACCGCCGGTACCGGGTCCTGCCACAGCTGCGGCTCGGGCACCCACGGGCCGAGGTAGCGGGTGACGGGGCCCATGTCGCGGTGCAGGAGCTTGTACCAGGCGCGGGCGAAGGCGTCGTTCATCTCCTCGGGATGGTCGAGCCAGCGCCGGGTGATCTGTCCGTAGATGGGATCAAGCCGCATCGCGACGTCGGTGACCAGCATCGTGGGCTTGCGCGGCGGCCCGTCGAACGGATCCGGGATGGTCGCCTCAGCATCCTTGGCCTCGAACTGCCAGGCGCCGGCGGGGCTCTTGGTCAGCTCCCACTCGTTGCCGTACAGGATTTCGAGGAAGCGATTGCTCCACTCCGTGTTCGTGCCGGTCCACGCCACCTCGAGGCCGCTGGTGACGGTGTCGTTGCCCTTGCCGGAACCAAATGGGCATTTCCAGCCCAGGCCCTGCTGCTCGATCGGTGCGCCCTCGGGCTCCGGGCCGACCTCGGCCTCGGCGGCACCGTGAGTCTTGCCCAGGGTGTGCCCGCCGACGATCAGTGCGGCGGTTTCCTCGTCGTTCATCGCCATCCGGCCGAAGGTCTCGCGGATGTCGTGCGCTGCCGCCAACGGATCCGGCTTGCCTTCGGGGCCTTCGGGGTTGACGTAGATCAGGCCCATGGTGGTGGCGCCGAACGGTTCGGCGAGCTCGCGCTTGTCGCTGTCGTTGGTGCCGGAGTAGCGCTTGTCGGTGCCCATCCAGGTGTCTTCCTGGCCGAACAGGATTTCCTCGGGCTCCCAGATGTCCTCGCGGCCGAAGGCAAAGCCGAAGGTCTTGAACCCTGCGGACTCCAGTGCACAGTTACCGGCGAACACGATCAGGTCGGCCCAGGAGATCTTGTTGCCGTACTTCTGCTTGATCGGCCACAGCAGGCGGCGGGCCTTGTCCAGGTTGGCGTTGTCGGGCCAGCTGTTGAGCGGGGCGAAGCGCTGGCTGCCCTGACCGCCGCCACCGCGGCCGTCGAAGATGCGGTAGGTGCCGGCGGAGTGCCAGCTCATCCGGATGAACAGGCCGGCGTAGCTGCCGTAATCGGCGGGCCACCAGTCCTGCGAGTCCTTGATCAGCGCGATCATGTCGGCCTTGAGCGCCTCGACGTCGAGCTTCTTGAATTCCTCGGCGTAGTCGAAATCGGCGCCGAGCGGGTTGCCCTTTTCCGACTGCTTGTGCAGTACCGAGACGTCGACCTGCTCGGGCCACCAGTCCTGATTCCGAAGCGGCGCA
Proteins encoded:
- a CDS encoding M15 family metallopeptidase, which encodes MDTVHRNRSRRLPGEWLRWRKPLIIACATAVLAGCTHAPTDGTATTTTTAATTITATTSAAARPQAPVVERVTAEQLGATWRPECPVTPDQLRRVELDYLGLDARVHRGSLVVHQDLVEAVIAAFDRLYRLRFPIERMRTVDHYRGADDELSMRDNNTSAFNCRDIPGSGKWSYHAYGRAIDVNPRFNPYIDGTGAFQPANAGVYLDRNRIDPGLFKTGGAPVRAFTDHGWQWGGYWRTPKDYQHFEMP
- a CDS encoding response regulator → MTSEEARAIDVLLIEDDPGDELITREAFEHNKIKNTLHVAHDGQEGLDFLYRRGPYADAPRPDLILLDLNLPKYDGRQLLERIKSDADLSLIPVVVLTTSSAEEDILRSYKLHANAYVTKPVDLDQFMNAVRQIDEFFVQVVRLPQF
- a CDS encoding class I SAM-dependent DNA methyltransferase, with the protein product MSTRWQGSDHAPRGDDYDRRWHRLAAAGQSVHGEANFVHDALRECGGTRVLDAGCGTGRVAIELAARGFTTVGVDADPQMLATAQTKAPDLTWIHADLAELTGVVEDPFDVAVLAGNVMIFLAPGTEDRVLHRVSESVTIGGLVIAGFSLRPGRLQLHDYDRFAAAAGLDPVARWATWERTPFTGGEYAVSVHRRAG
- a CDS encoding STAS domain-containing protein; translated protein: MTTSIAPNRFGAAEVRACSRHLATVVAIRGDVSAADLDAVAARVRQFVLPDTAFVLDLSELHSIPSDGVSLLTGVDDAAADADVEWALVAGPATAALFDATIRDRMLPLVDSVADALHDFVDARATQRTLLLPLLQRSA
- a CDS encoding ArsR/SmtB family transcription factor; this encodes MDEVFKALADPSRRLLLDSLNIHSGQTLTELCSGLSMARQSVSKHLAVLEAANLISTRWRGREKLHFVNAEPINAIADRWIRQYDRARAQALADLKTVLEGESMSESTDFVYTTYIKTTPERLWQAITDPVFSERYLGHALVSDWQQGSTYTWHDRELTIEHPDQVVLEYDPYRRLVITFHTFIPEIATIADISQETIAKAASEPRSKVTFEIEPAGDQVKLTVVHDGFPADSAVRTLISGGWPWKLSNLKSGLEAAGALV
- a CDS encoding MOSC domain-containing protein yields the protein MASILTVNLAQPRRNPDKPELSTGIDKHPTPDPVEVRAPGPRKGGLGSGLVGDLIGNSKFHGGDDQAVYAYAREDLDVWETELQRELANGTFGENFTTTGVDVTGARIGERWHVGSDGLVLEVTSPRTPCRTFAKWLSIRGWMKTFTTAATPGAYLRVIEPGTVRAGDEVVVASRPDHDITVAVVFRAIMGEPELLPRLLSADALPEKIKRLAHKRT
- a CDS encoding sensor histidine kinase, with protein sequence MSVQAWLILVLSITGVVVLAGGIATAALLSRSDDVVNELIEEIGPSRISAYQLQAALRDQETAVRGYQLAADRQFLAPYYDGQRLEQEAADDIRARLKSRPDLLADLDTIETAAAGWRQTYAEPVITSVDPGTPSLVNNVTVEEGKLAFDGIRALFDVQNTHFAEARESAGNDLNRVQTWRNFVLIGVLVVFVVTAVLLAMLVRGAVTRPLEALAAACRRITGGQFNERIPRQGPRDIRSIATDVEDMRQRIVEELEVSTTARARLAQQAEALDEQAVELRRSNAELEQFAYVASHDLQEPLRKVASFCQLLEKRYGDKLDERGVEYIAFAVDGAKRMQRLINDLLAFSRVGRLNATYTEVDLTSTLDAGLANLQAAMEETDAEIIRPSTPMPHVIGDPTLLALLWQNLIGNAMKFRRPDTPPRIVIDCEAGTGDRTGTWFLSVSDNGIGIEEEFADKVFVIFQRLHGRDAYTGTGIGLAVCRKIVEHHGGFIWIDTSYTGGTRFCFTLPTDPNPTHLDSASVALEGSTP
- a CDS encoding PP2C family protein-serine/threonine phosphatase, with the protein product MSLLLVEDDRADAILVEELIIDAAADFGLVWAETMADAERELAAARPDCVLLDLNLPDADGIAALDRISAVNPTVPVIVLTGLSDEPFGVSAVASGAQDYLVKGRVDPEMLRRAVLYAIERKRAELVAVELHASQLRARENARLERGLLPSPLLLENPGVEIVAKYRPSRENALLGGDFYDFVQTADRTVHVMIGDVAGHGADEAALGVALRIAWRTLTLAGLRGSDRMGQLGRILHAERASTKIFATVLSLAIPPDSPKIFAVRAGHPGMLLHGGGTVEWVEPPGGPALGLRSAGWEAHQVDLPKGYGLVLLTDGLFEGHSGNGNERLGEDGLLELARSIASLPGPEFVEALIDGAEERAQAHGGLTDDIAVVRVERTGF
- a CDS encoding helix-turn-helix transcriptional regulator — its product is MCGRVDGLDRGFLPPSLGRLHRGGAPGQWEKALRSIHHTVGGTAGALLRCDGPFWSIESSILPADAARSYATHYCHTDHVLAEVQRGAVGTIRTGAELIDPYRHSAFYTEWLHPHRLDDGLFVRLGDGCQPRCLAIWSPRLTVSFDTPERMAAMRGLVPHLLRANRIRDDLAALKDHTDDLASAIGTVRHGIFVVDRNHRLVTMNSGAERILRAEDGLCLRSSRVVAAHPSVDRELRSAIAAAVTGSPCGVQGAQSFTCLRPSGKRPYVVHVLPSYRRATALLLVVDPAEEPEPAIALLRRLYRLTETEAEVALHVMHGSDVKQIAELLSVSLATVRTHVQHIFDKTGTHRQAELVHLLHVVTL
- the katG gene encoding catalase/peroxidase HPI, coding for MSSDTSDARPPHSDAKTHSHSESENPIIESPKPKSHAPLRNQDWWPEQVDVSVLHKQSEKGNPLGADFDYAEEFKKLDVEALKADMIALIKDSQDWWPADYGSYAGLFIRMSWHSAGTYRIFDGRGGGGQGSQRFAPLNSWPDNANLDKARRLLWPIKQKYGNKISWADLIVFAGNCALESAGFKTFGFAFGREDIWEPEEILFGQEDTWMGTDKRYSGTNDSDKRELAEPFGATTMGLIYVNPEGPEGKPDPLAAAHDIRETFGRMAMNDEETAALIVGGHTLGKTHGAAEAEVGPEPEGAPIEQQGLGWKCPFGSGKGNDTVTSGLEVAWTGTNTEWSNRFLEILYGNEWELTKSPAGAWQFEAKDAEATIPDPFDGPPRKPTMLVTDVAMRLDPIYGQITRRWLDHPEEMNDAFARAWYKLLHRDMGPVTRYLGPWVPEPQLWQDPVPAVEGALIDEQDIASLKAKVLDSGLSVQQLVKTAWASASSFRGTDKRGGANGARLRLEPQRNWEANEPSELSRVLPVLEQIQQGFNASGKYVSLADLIVLAGSAAVEKAAKDAGFEIDVHFAPGRGDASQEETDAESFAVLEPRADGFRNYVRPGEKNPLEQLLVEKAYMLDLTAPELTVLIGGLRALGANHGGTKHGVFTNTPGVLSNDFFVNLLDMNTKWKTSENSENVYEGTDRATGAIKWTATANDLVFGSNSVLRAVAEVYAQDDNKGKFVEDFVAAWVKVMNNDRFDLS